Proteins found in one Oncorhynchus mykiss isolate Arlee chromosome 3, USDA_OmykA_1.1, whole genome shotgun sequence genomic segment:
- the LOC110505466 gene encoding cytotoxic T-lymphocyte protein 4-like — protein MSLSLLTFLCLSLYLPVWNALRVTQPYRVVGFRGEVELFCSYHHTGRHEPEELRVTLYRGAYREGKQEVCTSSFTHNQTSFQVEGVGEVRCRGQLGPGRVNLTISGLQGNDTDLYYCGIEVMYPPPYLRRFGNGTLLFIPEEPGCSLPEAQRTSDMGETSVRLALAGLVAANILMVISVVAFLLYQVLQRKRRFGGITPMISQNDGRFGYGNFQ, from the exons ATGAGTCTCAGCCTGTTGACATTTCTCTGTCTCAGTCTTTACCTCCCAGTGTGGAATG CGCTGAGGGTCACCCAGCCCTACCGTGTGGTCGGTTTTCGTGGTGAGGTGGAGCTGTTCTGCTCCTACCACCACACAGGGAGACATGAACCGGAGGAGCTAAGGGTCACTCTGTACCGGGGGGCGTACAGGGAGGGGAAGCAGGAGGTGTGCACCTCCTCCTTCACCCACAACCAGACATCCTTCCAGGTGGAGGGAGTGGGGGAGGTGCGTTGTCGGGGCCAGTTAGGGCCAGGCAGGGTGAACCTGACTATTTCTGGTCTCCAGGGTAACGACACTGACCTGTACTACTGTGGCATAGAGGTCATGTACCCTCCGCCATACCTCAGGAGGTTTGGAAATGGTACTCTTCTCTTCATACCAG aggaaccaggctgcTCGTTGCCAGAGGCCCAGAGAACAAGTGACATGGGAGAAACGTCAGTCCGACTAGCTCTAGCAGGACTGGTCGCAGCCAACATACTGATGGTCATCTCTGTTGTCGCCTTTCTCCTTTACCAG GTTCTACAGAGGAAAAGAAGGTTTGGAGGAATAACACCGATGATTTCACAGAATGACGGAAGATTTGGTTACGGAAACTTCCAATGA